Sequence from the Rutidosis leptorrhynchoides isolate AG116_Rl617_1_P2 chromosome 3, CSIRO_AGI_Rlap_v1, whole genome shotgun sequence genome:
GCGGTGCAATTTTTTAGCTCTCCAAGCTCGTCCAGGCACACGTAATATATTGAATCTTCCTTGAAGGACACCAAATGTTCGCTCGACATCTTTTCGTGCACTTTCTTGAAAACGTGTAAACTTTGTTGATGGCTCGTCGGTTGGGGATTGGTATGCTTTGATAAGTGTAGCCCAATCAGGATAAATACCGTCGGCGACATAATAACCATGTGTGTAGTCATGACCATTTATTGTAAATGGTGAAGGTAACCGTTCTTAAGAGAATCAAACAATGGGGAACGGTTTAACACATTGAGGTCATTGTTGGAACCTGCAACACCAAAATATGCGTGCCATATCCACATATCATACGAAGCTACGGCTTCGAGAATAAGAGATGGTTTTTCTTTTTATGCCCACTTGTGTATTGACCTTGCCATGCAACGGGACAATTTTTCCATTCCCAATGCATGCAATCGATGTTTCCAATCATGCCCCTAATACCATGCTTTGTTTCATGCCTTTCGTATATTCGTTGCATATCACGTGCAGTTGGTTTACGTAGATATCCTTGTTGGTACAAATCAGTAACACACAAACAAAAGTTGTCTAAACAGTTTAATGAGGTTAGCTCACTCATATGCAAATATTCGTCCCACATATCACCCCCCGTACCGTACGCCAACTGGCGTAATGCAGATGTGCACTTTTGATATATATTAAAACTTTGACGACCAACGACGTCGTATGCGTGCCTAAAATATGCAAAGTGTGCGGGTAAAGGATTAATAGTGCAGTCGCGTATACCTGCTATGATACGCTCGAATAATTGCGGACTCATCCGATAACGTCTTTTAAATTTGTGATCGGGAAACGTATGTTGTTCAGCAAAATAGTCTCTGTGTAGACGTACAGCCGCACCTTCGTGATCCTTAGGGATATAGATTCAGGCTCGTCGAGGTCGCTGACTTGGGCCCTCACCAGCTTCTCGGTCTAGCTCTTCGGCGCACGAACGCATAACACTTATTTCATCGTCCGAAGAATCATCGTCGACGATCTTTAAATAGGCATCCATTTTGATTAAAATGTGATAGTTGATGTGATAGTAGAAATTGAAATTGGAAAGTGAATGAGAGTGTGTTTGAAATTGTGtttgtatattgtatataatagagaaaactaaatttttttaattaatatatgtatatatccgTTAGTTTTTGATGGTTTGTATATCTCCACGTCGCCACAAATGTTCAACACGCACCTACTTCTCTCGTGTTAGCTTGATGCACGCGGCCGAAAATATAGTCCAACACGCCACGCTACGGCGTGTTGAACGGCGTGTTGGCCAACACACTCCCAAGCACGTACGCGTTAAAGTAGGTCTTAGTGGAGGTCAGGGGCTCGACTCTCACTCACTGCAAAAATTTCTCTTGTTGTTGCCCGCTAATTTCATGGACTTTGGAGGTTGTGAACGTCTCATGTTCAAGCCTCACCTAAGGGGGGTTTTACTCATGCGATGCCTGTGTGAATTCGTCGTGGAAATTTTCTCTCGAGAGGCGTTAGGACTGTAATAGTTTGTCCAAGAAAATGATCGGATGAGTGGATCCTACATCGTGTTTAGAACCCGTCAGTGACTCCTAACCGACGCTAAAAAGGAGTTGATATTAAATCTTAaaacattattattaatgtaactttagaattttatttatatatttttatatgtgtttaatcatataaatttatttatagtatcttttttattaaaaaactatataataaatatgaatttaaataataaatattaatcaacAGAAAATTGAAAATTAAATTAAAATGTGGGACTCACAAGTCACAACCCATCACCTATTAGGTCGAAGATGAGGAAATTAAGCGATTGGAATGCGGTTATTGATAAATTTAATGATAGGCTTTCGGGGTGGAAAATGAAATCGATGTCTTCTGAATGAAGACTAGTCCTTATTAAATCAGTTTTAACGAGTCTTCCATTGTACTATTTCTCGCTCTTTCATGCGCCGACGTGTATGATTAAACTCTTGAGAGTGTGAGACGcaatttcttttggggcgggtgaTAACTCCTAAACTATACagtattttgataacattttgaggagttatcttggcaatttaaagtcattttaataccaaaacacactaaaacgattaaaaatggggaataggtatttttaatattttgttgaagttatgtatcaaacaggagcaAAAACAGTCAAAAATGCAGAAAAGATGATGAAGCCACCGACATGAAggcaatgaagccgccggcttccctgcAGAATTCCAGAATGTTCCAAATTTGATCACAGAAATTGAAAAACTTGACGATCAAGCAAAACACAGTCAAGCCGTCGGCTTCACAAAGAAGCCGCCGGCCTATATCACACGGTTTGTTCTACTTGCCGGCCAAGTTCAAGCTAATTTTGGAAGAGATTTTCGCCTTGATTCGAAAGGAGTTTTGTCCTGAAGCCGTCGGCTTAAGTTATACGAAAAAATACGTCGTAATCTTCAAGGTCAAGTTTTACGTAGGCCCCAATCCAAGTcaagggaagccgccggcttccaacCAAGCCACCGGCTTGGGTTGGTGGTTTCTGAAGTTATAAGTAGATGCCTTAGGGTCAGTTTTTCATATACCAGACTTTTGTACTCTGCATTCAGAGACAAAAATATGAATTCTTTAGGGTTTTGTTTATCTTGAACATCCAAGTTATCCAATCA
This genomic interval carries:
- the LOC139902242 gene encoding uncharacterized protein; this translates as MDAYLKIVDDDSSDDEISVMRSCAEELDREAGEGPNNFCLCVTDLYQQGYLRKPTARDMQRIYERHETKHGIRGMIGNIDCMHWEWKNCPVAWQERLPSPFTINGHDYTHGYYVADGIYPDWATLIKAYQSPTDEPSTKFTRFQESARKDVERTFGVLQGRFNILRVPGRAWRAKKLHRILYCCVLLHNMIQEDNGFAVTSLDEEYLNGPENRPVFVRNRNTTRAAREKKIRDKDVHNALRADLTAHIWNLPPNYRRTI